The genomic interval actgaaAAAAAGTGTCTCTTTAACAGAATAGGGGTTGGTCGTATTGTTAGTTTACATATGGCTTCTAATAGTTCATTTCAGAGGAAAAATCTGCACTCTCCTGAAAAGGGGGAAAGAGCCCCCTGAATAGAAGTGTTCTCAGAATAGAGGATTCaaaacaaagtgtccctttaacaGAATAGGGAATGACCATCTTGTTTCCTTATATATTACTTCTAGTTCATTTAAAAGGAAAAAAGCACACTTATCAGGTTGTCCCCTAAAAAGGGGGGAAGTGCCTCCTAAATaaaatagaggtgtccccaGAATAGTGGATTCCTCTGAATATCAATGTCCcattaatagaggtgtccccagAATAGTGGATTCCTCTGAATATCAATGTCCcattaatagaggtgtccccagAATAGTGGATTCTTCTGAATATCAATGTCCcattaatagaggtgtccccagAATAGTGGATTCTTCTGAATATCAATGTCCcattaatagaggtgtccccagAATAGTGGATTCTTCTGAATATCAATGTCCCATTAATAGAGGTATCCCAAAggagggattctactgtatatcattatgaattaacATTGGTCTCTATTATTACTAAAAATtgacctttttttttcttagcaaATTGTGTTGAAAATTCAAGTGAGGTTTGCAGTTCAGGAAGTGATGATGATGAACTATTGTACAActcaaaaaatgtaaagaaaaaattgataaaaaacaataaaagcaATAAACAGATTAATGGCAATAAAGAGTTACTACCGTGTTTGAGCCAACATCAAATATGGCAGCAACACCTGAATTCAGAAACCTTAAAAAGACTCCGAAATGGGCATTCCAGATTGAGTAGAACTTTACAGCGAGCCACCATACACCAAAGAAGTTCAAGCACGGATGGACGATGTATACTAGAACAGCAAACTAGACATCACGCATTTCAGCAAGGAAAGAAGGTTCGGCATAGCTCTACTGGAAGTAGCGTAGATGAAGATGGTGACGAATTTCCAAAGTTTGATCAAAACACAAAATTGTTAACCAATAAAAGTCCAAAAATATCCACAAAGTTTGATGGATTTTTATCAAACGCAAGCAAATGTGAAAAACTAAGTAGTGATATTAAAAGAGAAGAAAACTTTGGTAACAAACTATCTAGTGCAATTCAAGaactttttgtgaaaaaaatagCTAGCGTTTCAAATGAGATAAAGACTGTGAGTAATGGAGACGCGAGTAAAGGACTCAGTCGACATAGTTCTGAGAAATACATGAGAGATAAAAATAGATACAAAATAGCTCTTTTAACGAGAAGTCAAAGTGAAGACAGTAAAGAATCttcaaataatgtaaaaaatgaaTCTCTTCTGGATTTTTCTACAATCTGGAAAAGTAAATCTCCGCAAGTTAATCCTAAGAACCAAAGCCAAATGAGGTCAGCAGGCCTCAATGATTTTAATGCAACCAAAATACCTAAACATCTTGAAGACAGTGGATTCTCAGAGTCACCTTGCAGAGTTTGTATTCGAGTTGGTAATTGCGTCATAACCTCTGATGATTACACTCTTTGTAAAACATGTCCCTCTCTTATTAACGGTGCTTCCAATACCAAAAGTAGTCCATATAAATTGTATTCTGATTTCAGTTCATGGAATGGAATTAGTAAATCTGCTGACAGAAGATTAGGTTTATCTGAAAAATCAGCAAAAGCTGCTCTACAATGTATGTCAGTCGACATTGGAATGTGTCTTTCGCATAAAAGAGCAAGTCCAGTTAAACAAGAAATCAACAATTCATCTAAAAGTCAAGTTTGCCGTAAAGCAACACATCTGAAAAAGTCTCTCTTAAAAGATGTTGAGTCTCCTATGGAATCCAGATCATCATCCGAGGAGAGTTTGTCTTCGATACCTGTTGAGCTCGTTAAACGTATCAGTCCAAGAGTTCGGCGTAACCACTCCGATAGTAGCTTTGAGAAAACTCAACACATTCAGTATAGTCCCCAATTACCAAAAAGAATTGTCAACAACATGCGACGCTGTCGTTCCAGCGACGCCGCCGCGTTGCAAGAGTGCAAAGAAGAGTCTGTCTTCGAACCAGAAGATCCCTCTACCTGTCTGCGGTACTATCATGTCTTCAAAGAAGGAGAACTGGCAAATCTTATAGAAGAACACGTCAAAAACTTACATGTCATTGAAAATTATTATGACCATGCCAATTGGTGTGTTATCGCAGAAAAGGTGAATGTCTGGACAATATAGTTCAATTTTTTGTTATTCTTTCGAATGTTTTCTTCCAGATCTTCCGAAGTAGTAGTTccttttcaaaaaaaaaaacaacagatcTAAAAGATTAGTTATTTCTGGAGAAACGTCTCTTCAATATCAGCAAAGATTTTAACATTTACAAAGAAGCCTATTTCTTCCGAAGTACAAAAtaatatgtttctttttttaaaaacttcttGCCGAAGATCTAGAAACCTCTTTTCAATATTAAGAAagatttctttttacatttacaaaagCTTCACAAGAACtgtttttattctttaaaagccTTTAAAGCATTTTTCATATCCAAAAATATCTACCTACTTCCATTAATAGATAAAACGGAAATAGAtatctaaattttaataatgaaaaatcATCTAAAAATGTCTAAGTAGAAATAAGTatgaaatgtttataaatagCTGCTTGCCGTACACCATTCAAATAGGTCtcgtaattttattttttaacgcAGGATAAAGGTATCTAGTCTAGATATTTTTATCTATGTTGCAACGTAAattgcaatattttattaacaattCTTTTCTATTTTATCATAGTACGATATGTCTATATGCCGTTGCGTGTGTtgattgttttttctttttttgttatttataaactcattgttttgatgtttttagCTTAAGTTGCAATATCTAAAATTATCACTAAATTCTTGTTCAGATATCGGACTTCAAATTGTAAGAAATCATGATTATGTTTCTGTTTATTTATATGGCCCAGGCTACAATGTTTcgttgcattatgggagtatgtttccatacgtgtttaatcccaaaaaaatgactggggtaatcaTGTttagcgcttagaggtttcacaacattaggcggtAAGGTAtgtaaatccaggatattattatcattataacaAAATGGTATATATCATTAATACTGAGCACAGTCCCAAAAGTAATTTtatgataaatacattttttatgtgATTGacgaattttaaaaagaaatttgaattcaggattatataataatttgtattacgTGTTTATTTACGGATGTTTGTTGCCATTttaattgttatgtaaattgttGAATGTGTTTGTTTCATAGAATAAACAAAATCGCAAAACTGAGATGCAATAGTCTATTTTAAGTCATAAtgcattaattgtacaaaaaaacGGTTTGTACAACAAATACGGTGACAATAGTACGGAGGATTTTTATAGATTAGGACGTTTATTTAGGCTGCAGAAATCCTTATGAGAAATTAGATTTAATCCAATGATTATTAATGTGTGTTCACAATGTTCCTACGCTGTTTCTAGCTATAAAACAATTGCGTGACGTCATCATGACGTCAATCTTACCCTGAGGAATATGGATTTAAgatgaaatcatttttttacaatCTACTTACGATAGAATGTTGTTTTGGGAGTTGTTTTTCTTACTAGTTTATTTCGCGTTGCGGCGATTTTGTCGTTTTTCTTAAAGATTTTTTTAGTGCATGTTTTGGGGATTTTTATGACGTAGTTGTGGAAGTTGTTTTTTATAGCATAATTGTGTGTATGACAACCGTTTTTGTGTACGTCATACATTGTGCGTGGCAGTCTTGACGCACGTCGTAATGAGGCTCATTTCTATTTGAAAACCGTCACGGTATTGCAGACTACTATgtcattaattaaaaacaattaaaaaaatacccaTATTTGTTCGTAAATTTAGTTACCTCATTGCCTTAGTTTACGTCCATTGTAATGCTTATGTATTGTTATAAATGTACTTTGTATCTAGGGAAACGAAACTTCCATAGATCCTGACGTATGACGTTATCTCACATGTTCTAATTAAATACAGCA from Antedon mediterranea chromosome 5, ecAntMedi1.1, whole genome shotgun sequence carries:
- the LOC140050374 gene encoding uncharacterized protein, giving the protein MDRHSRSVALEKKHVHDVYDKIAPHFSDTRYKAWPKVKGFIEGLEPGSLIADVGCGNGKYLHINPSIYKLGSDCCSRLTQIAQQRGHNVLVCDNINLPYRSGSCDAVISIAVIHHFATVERRVKALQELARITRPGGRVMVCVWALEQSHRKFDAQDVLVPWHFQPRLRKKPANCVENSSEVCSSGSDDDELLYNSKNVKKKLIKNNKSNKQINGNKELLPCLSQHQIWQQHLNSETLKRLRNGHSRLSRTLQRATIHQRSSSTDGRCILEQQTRHHAFQQGKKVRHSSTGSSVDEDGDEFPKFDQNTKLLTNKSPKISTKFDGFLSNASKCEKLSSDIKREENFGNKLSSAIQELFVKKIASVSNEIKTVSNGDASKGLSRHSSEKYMRDKNRYKIALLTRSQSEDSKESSNNVKNESLLDFSTIWKSKSPQVNPKNQSQMRSAGLNDFNATKIPKHLEDSGFSESPCRVCIRVGNCVITSDDYTLCKTCPSLINGASNTKSSPYKLYSDFSSWNGISKSADRRLGLSEKSAKAALQCMSVDIGMCLSHKRASPVKQEINNSSKSQVCRKATHLKKSLLKDVESPMESRSSSEESLSSIPVELVKRISPRVRRNHSDSSFEKTQHIQYSPQLPKRIVNNMRRCRSSDAAALQECKEESVFEPEDPSTCLRYYHVFKEGELANLIEEHVKNLHVIENYYDHANWCVIAEKVNVWTI